CAACACGATGGCTCCGGTGTCGCTATTGTTGAAGCTTCCAGCTATCTCATGGGCACACCTGCCCTGGATGATCTGGATGGTGATGGCGATTTGGAAATTGTAGCAACCTCCTATAGCTATGAAGTTCTGGCTGTTCATCATGATGGAACGTCTATGGATAACTATCCTGTCATTGTTGATGGGGGTAGAATGTCCACAGGAGTTGCCATTGCTGATTTGGATGGAGATGGAAGTAAAGATTTCGTCATGGGAACCTGGAGTGACAGTATTTTTGCTTACAATTTAAATGGTGATTTATTAAATGGATTCCCAGTTGATTTAATCAACAATGTTGCTGCATCACCAGTGGTTGCCGACATAGACGGAGATGGAGCCCTGGAAATTCTTTGCGGTCAGGACGCTGGCAAATTTTATGCAATTGCCAATGATGGAACCGTACTCTGGATACAGCAGGTGTCCTCAGCCAGCATTCGTACTGCTGCTGCAGTATGTGATTTTGAAGGTGATGGATTCCTGGAGATCATTTATACAGCCCTTGACGGTACTATCAATATCCTTGATTATCAGGGGAATTCCCTGTCAGGCTGGCCACAAAATCTTGGTGGCTCGTGCAACAGCTCGCCTGTTATAGCAGACCTGGATGGTGATGATGTACCTGAGATTATAGTTGGCTCAAATTCCGGCGAACTATTTGTCTTTCATCAGGACGGAACAAGTCTGGACCTGTTTCCTCTTGAAATGTCTGGACCTGTCCAGGGGACACCAACAGTGGCTGATTTGAGCCTTGATGGCACCCTGGAGATTATTGTTGGAACAGATCACGATCTGACCATCATTAATCTGAAAACACCTTCAGATGTTGGTGCCTGTTGGTCAACTGCCCGTGGGAATAATCAGAGAACCGGTTACTACACAGGTCAGGTACTGAGCGTAGAAGACATTAAAATGCCTGAAACGCTTGAGTTGAAGCAGAACTATCCAAATCCTTTCAATCCTACGACTACGATTGAATTTGGAATACCCACCCATAGCTATGTGACTCTGAAAATTTATGATATTTTGGGTCAGGAAGTGAATAGCCTGGTACAGTTAGAACTTGTACCTGGCACTTACAGCTATCAGTGGAATGGCACCGATGCTTCATCCAATACGGTTGAATCAGGTATTTATTTTGCCCGTATCAACGCCGCAGGTTCAGAGCAAATAGTAAAAATGATGTTGCTAAAATAGACATCACATCATAAATAGAGTAATAGGGGGCCGTCCATTGGATGGCCTCCTGTTTTTTAGGCGTTTCGTCCATGAACTGAAATATTTTATCAGGTCTGTACCCGTGTATATTCTGACATGACTTATCTGGTCATTTCATAGCAAATTCATTGGGAGTTCAAGAATGAGATCATCTGGAAAAACGTTAACCGGTAAAGCACTTCTTGAAATGATTCGCTCAGACTTTATTGGTCTGGATACCAAATATGAGACGGTAGGGGGGCAGCTGACCAGACGAGTATATCTGGACTCCACAGCCAGCTCACTTATGCTTCGACCCACAGCGCAAATTACTGCTGACTTCATGCGCCATTACTCCAATACCCATAGCAAACTCCACCATTCAGCACACATTTCCACAGCGGCATATGATTGGGCTCATGAAAGGATCCTCAGCTTTCTAGGTGCAGATTCGAATATTTACACCTGTTTCTTCACTGGCTCAGGAACCACAGGTGGCATCAATAGGATGGCTCGTGTCTTCCGTGATGTACATCCAGATAAGGACACGGCAATCATCTCCATCATGGAACATCACTCCAACGACTTGCCCCATCGTAAGCATATGAAACACGTGTATCATGTGCCTGTTGAGGGGCTGGATGAAAATCAAATGTGTATCAGTTTGCCTAAATTGGAAGCAGCACTGCGTACTGGTGCTGGTAAAGTCAGTTATGTCTCCATTACCGCAGTGAGCAATGTGACCGGGATTATCAATCCCATCCATGATATTGCTCGACTCGCCCATAAATATGGAGCCCTACTCATGGTGGATGGTGCCCAGAGTGTTGCTCATCTCCCCACAAAAATGTTTTATCCAGACGATCCGGATGCCTGTATCGATGCCCTGGTATTTTCCGGGCATAAAACCTATACACCCGGTTCGCCAGGGGTTGTGGTGGCGCGTAAAGATCATCTCCTGTCAATTGAACCTGAAGAAGTGGGTGGGGGCATGGTAGATCGTGTCCTGGAAGATCGCTACCTGGTGAAAGAAACATTTCCTGATCGAGAAGAAGCAGGTACCCCAAATATCCCGGGAGCTATTGCCCTGGCTACTACCATAGAAATTCTTGATCGTATCGGCATGCACACACTTATGGAGGAAGAAGACAAAGTCCTGGTCGAGGCAATTAAGGGAATGGCCGGTATGCCAGAAATCATCGTTTATGGTGGCACTGATCTTGAAATTTGTCCCCGGGCAGCTTCAATTTCCTTCAACATAAAAGGGGTAGATCATGGTCTGGTGGCTGCCATACTCAACGACTACTTTAATATTGCAGTAAGGAACCAGTGTTTCTGCGCCCACCCCTATGTGAAGGAAATGATGTCTGATGATCTGGAAGCTGAGTTTGGAGAGATAGATTTTGGTAATATGAGCCCGGAATTCATGCGTAAAGCAGGGATGGTAAGGGCCAGTTTTGGTCTGTATTCAACTCTTGAAGATGTGGCTCTCCTCATGACAGCACTCAGGGATATTATTAAAAATGCTGAAACCTATGGTTTGGAATATGCACTGAATTCAGACAATGATTATGTTCATACTAGCTATCAGGTGGATAATGAGGGAGTCTTTAATATTGTTGGAGCGGTAGACAAGTATATAGGTGATTAGCGTCTATTTGAGCAATAACAGCTTCCCGCGTGAGACATATTCAGAGCCAGATCTAATTTGAAAGAAATAGTTTCCAGAATGTAAATCGTTCCCCCCGTGATCTTGACCAGACCACAGAAAATTATACACACTTCCATCATGAACCCAATTCGCTTCTGAGAACACCAACTGCCCTCTCATATTGAACACTTCAAGGGTGTAAGTGCCTGACTCATTGGCATGTAGCGGTATGATGGTGCTGTTGTTAAATGGGTTGGGATATGCTTGATTTACCTTGAATTGCTCTGGTTTTATGTCATCCCTTGCCAACTCAGTCGTAAGAAAATCAGCATGAATTTCAGTACTTCCATCTCCCCGGAAGATCAGAAGGTTTCGATCTGGAAGTTCAATCCAGGGCAATTCTGATACTGCGCCGCCTGAGGGGGGTGTACTCATGACAACACGATGATTGCTATCAGAAAGATGAGGGGGGAGGTTGGTAGCCTGGCTGGCATCAAAATAATGAATATCACTCATGGACGACCGACGATAGGCATATAAATCGGAGCCGTCAGAGAGCAGAAAATTTTTCAATTGAAAAGGTTGCTGGTCCTCCAGAACAATAAGTGCCTGCCGGATGCCCTCAAATACGGATCCTGCATCCTCAATATTTTTAATGATCCAGAAGAAGAACAACTCGGAGTCGACAACATTTT
The Candidatus Neomarinimicrobiota bacterium DNA segment above includes these coding regions:
- a CDS encoding aminotransferase class V-fold PLP-dependent enzyme; its protein translation is MRSSGKTLTGKALLEMIRSDFIGLDTKYETVGGQLTRRVYLDSTASSLMLRPTAQITADFMRHYSNTHSKLHHSAHISTAAYDWAHERILSFLGADSNIYTCFFTGSGTTGGINRMARVFRDVHPDKDTAIISIMEHHSNDLPHRKHMKHVYHVPVEGLDENQMCISLPKLEAALRTGAGKVSYVSITAVSNVTGIINPIHDIARLAHKYGALLMVDGAQSVAHLPTKMFYPDDPDACIDALVFSGHKTYTPGSPGVVVARKDHLLSIEPEEVGGGMVDRVLEDRYLVKETFPDREEAGTPNIPGAIALATTIEILDRIGMHTLMEEEDKVLVEAIKGMAGMPEIIVYGGTDLEICPRAASISFNIKGVDHGLVAAILNDYFNIAVRNQCFCAHPYVKEMMSDDLEAEFGEIDFGNMSPEFMRKAGMVRASFGLYSTLEDVALLMTALRDIIKNAETYGLEYALNSDNDYVHTSYQVDNEGVFNIVGAVDKYIGD
- a CDS encoding T9SS type A sorting domain-containing protein, translating into MLAPLFKRSLIFLLLVTPLIPCRMLGVIALPGESLSDTYINGDWHPYLMGELEAFRLQGGSGGWPYNNRDGWAMTSYHVGQDILEFQTVRSDIEAYSDDNYYDHTSSLLTETQVPILMGHLRQTSSGANNIENPHPFVYTSDNGVNFSFGHNGDVWKEEVRELIGDDWLALHPPQTYGGGPWDGSGWENVVDSELFFFWIIKNIEDAGSVFEGIRQALIVLEDQQPFQLKNFLLSDGSDLYAYRRSSMSDIHYFDASQATNLPPHLSDSNHRVVMSTPPSGGAVSELPWIELPDRNLLIFRGDGSTEIHADFLTTELARDDIKPEQFKVNQAYPNPFNNSTIIPLHANESGTYTLEVFNMRGQLVFSEANWVHDGSVYNFLWSGQDHGGNDLHSGNYFFQIRSGSEYVSRGKLLLLK